One stretch of Prunus persica cultivar Lovell chromosome G1, Prunus_persica_NCBIv2, whole genome shotgun sequence DNA includes these proteins:
- the LOC18791556 gene encoding leucine-rich repeat extensin-like protein 2 — protein MIKAVKKLKFWSRKKRKKKTLHHQPYYPPPPPTRPAPLPPGPRHHCCSCSSSTYSTQPSAPPLPPWLDAEYTHEALLAPQVQPAPEFGYQADPRQQEPTMKTNADSGTTSTSSPLYLYPTSSYQQYMVPDPVYGVPIAQTQTQTQTQTPRATTRERSAAGGVFGCVVDFGIRFFRCFCPCFHIEK, from the coding sequence atgataaaagcTGTGAAGAAGCTCAAGTTTTGGtcaagaaagaagagaaaaaagaaaactctcCACCACCAACCCTATTatcctcctccaccaccaacACGGCCAGCACCGCTGCCACCCGGACCCAGGCATCATTGCTGCTCATGCTCATCGTCCACCTACTCAACTCAGCCCTCAGCTCCACCCTTACCTCCATGGCTGGATGCCGAGTACACCCATGAGGCTCTTTTGGCACCTCAAGTCCAACCTGCCCCAGAATTTGGCTACCAAGCAGATCCAAGACAACAAGAACCTACTATGAAAACCAATGCAGACAGTGGCACCACCAGCACCAGCAGTCCACTGTATCTCTATCCAACCTCATCTTATCAGCAATACATGGTTCCAGATCCTGTGTATGGAGTACCAAttgcacaaacacaaacacaaacacaaacacaaacaccaaGAGCCACAACAAGGGAGAGATCCGCTGCTGGGGGGGTCTTCGGTTGTGTTGTTGACTTTGGCATCCGTTTCTTTCGTTGTTTCTGTCCCTGTTTTCACATTGAGAAGTAG